From the Hevea brasiliensis isolate MT/VB/25A 57/8 chromosome 15, ASM3005281v1, whole genome shotgun sequence genome, one window contains:
- the LOC110668449 gene encoding conserved oligomeric Golgi complex subunit 6, with protein sequence MGTTTGLAPGLSRKLKKVLECRTDNPDLVSSLHTLSTFYSDNSPQARRNLRSTIEKRSLSINLQFLQASNAAQLALDNVEEEVNALAECCDKIAKALNNCSASTGDIISTTERLKQELEITTQRQEIVSCFLRDYQLSNEEINALRDEELNENFFKALSHVQEIHANCKILLRTHHQRAGLELMDMMAVYQEGAYERLCRWVQAECRKLGDTDNAEVSELLKTAVRCLKERPVLFKYCAEEVANMRHNALFRRFISALTRGGPGGLPRPIEVHAHDPLRYVGDMLGWLHQALASERELVLVLLEPDAVIDAGSSANQLSKNLENGSGKTEADSTFVLDRIFEGVCRPFKVRVEQVLQSQPSLIIAYKLINTLEFYSFTMSDLLGRDTALCSTLWMLKEAAQKTFFDILKSRGEKLLRYPPLVAVDLSPPEAVREGVSVLLEIIENHDSMMVPASVKKPDFDPVMSAILDPIIQMCEQAAEAHKSKGAGHLTRRRMSSDSGQINKSSVDALLSNSSPSPSLQNSETPSKIFLINCLCAIQQPLSGHEVAAEYVKKLGAIIENHMHALVAKEVDAILRRCSLSHKMSHFHNSLGNGITLAEIEETSPASLSESLRAFFGLILGSESSLPEFEQIQVPKLRSEASIQVARSLAEAYELIYKVIMDPKNGYSEPKSLARHPPDQIRTILGI encoded by the exons ATGGGTACGACGACAGGACTCGCGCCGGGCCTATCCCGGAAACTGAAGAAAGTGTTGGAATGTCGTACGGACAATCCAGATCTGGTTTCTTCACTCCATACTCTCTCTACTTTCTACTCGGACAACTCTCCTCAGGCTCGTCGCAATCTCCGATCCACCATCGAGAAGCGTTCTCTTTCTATCAATCTCCAATTTCTCCAAGCCTCCAACGCTGCTCAGCTG gcTTTGGATAATGTGGAGGAGGAGGTTAATGCTCTTGCTGAATGCTGCGACAA GATTGCAAAGGCATTGAACAACTGTAGTGCTAGCACAGGAGATATTATCAGCACCACTGAAAGGCTTAAACAGGAGCTTGAAATTACTACACAAAGGCAAGAGATTGTGTCATGCTTCCTTCGTGATTATCAGCTCTCTAATGAAGAG ATAAATGCGCTGAGGGATGaggaattaaatgaaaatttcttCAAGGCACTATCTCATGTTCAAGAAATTCATGCCAATTGCAAAATACTACTAAGGACGCATCACCAG CGTGCTGGTTTGGAGCTCATGGATATGATGGCAGTGTACCAAGAAGGAGCTTATGAGCGTCTATGCAG GTGGGTTCAGGCAGAATGTAGGAAATTGGGTGATACTGATAATGCTGAAGTTAGTGAACTTTTAAAAACAGCAGTCCGATGCCTCAAAGAAAGGCCTGTCCTTTTCAAGTATTGTGCTGAAGAG GTGGCAAATATGAGGCACAATGCATTGTTTAGAAGATTTATAAGTGCTCTTACACGTGGTGGTCCTGGTGGACTACCTAGACCGATAGAGGTTCATGCACATGATCCATTAAGATATGTGGGTGACATGCTAGGATGGTTACATCAG GCCTTGGCATCTGAACGAGAACTTGTTCTTGTTTTACTTGAACCAGATGCTGTGATAGATGCTGGATCCTCAGCAAATCAATTGTCCAAGAATTTGGAAAATGGTAGTGGAAAGACAGAAGCTGACTCGACATtcgttttggacagaatttttgAAGGAGTTTGCCGGCCTTTTAAAGTTAGAGTTGAACAAGTTTTGCAGTCACAGCCTAGTCTTATAATTGCATATAAGCTGATTAATACCCTGGAATTTTACAGCTTTACT ATGTCAGATTTGCTTGGGAGAGATACAGCTCTCTGTAGTACGCTTTGGATGCTCAAGGAAGCTGCACAGAAAACATTTTTTGACATTCTGAAAAGTCGAGGGGAGAAGCTTTTACGCTATCCTCCCCTTGTTGCTGTTGATCTTTCCCCGCCTGAAGCAGTGAGAGAAGGAGTCTCTGTTCTACTTGAAATAATCGAGAACCATGACAGCATGATGGTTCCTGCTTCAGTGAAAAAGCCTGATTTTGATCCTGTGATGTCTGCTATACTTGATCCTATCATTCAG ATGTGTGAGCAAGCCGCAGAGGCACACAAGTCCAAGGGTGCTGGTCACTTGACAAGAAGAAGAATGAGTTCAGACTCTGGCCAAATTAATAAATCATCAGTTGATGCGCTTTTGTCAAATAGCAGCCCTTCCCCATCCTTGCAG AATAGTGAAACACCTTCCAAGATATTCCTCATCAACTGCTTGTGTGCCATCCAGCAACCGCTATCTGGCCATGAAGTTGCAGCCGAATATGTGAAGAAACTTGGAGCAATAATAGAAAACCATATGCATGCTCTTGTAGCTAAAGAAGTCGATGCTATTCTAAGAAGATGCAGCTTGTCACATAAGATGTCCCACTTTCATAATTCACTTGGTAATGGTATTACACTGGCAGAGATTGAAGAAACTTCTCCAGCCTCTCTTTCAGAGTCTTTGAGGGCTTTCTTTGGACTTATACTAGGAAGTGAGAGTTCCCTTCCTGAATTTGAGCAGATACAGGTTCCAAAGTTGCGTTCGGAAGCTTCTATTCAAGTTGCAAGGTCCCTTGCTGAAGCTTATGAGCTTATTTACAAAGTAATAATGGATCCCAAGAATGGATACTCAGAACCCAAATCATTGGCAAGACATCCTCCAGATCAGATAAGGACCATTTTAGGAATATGA